In one window of Pseudobythopirellula maris DNA:
- a CDS encoding 6-phosphofructokinase, whose protein sequence is MAKKSTLDRPAKHDTSFKRVAILFAGGPAPGANAVISAAAVSFLRNGIEVVGVKHGYSSLIDYSPEKPLVEGEDYVMIDHKMLSRTRNRAGIIIGTARANPGKLVSAPEHLEDPERSAPLKNVYEGLSSIGVDALISIGGDDTLKTANKIKMYQDRLPEGSHKIPVVHLPKTIDNDYCGIDFTFGYFTAVDFLAREVRNLLADAEANRCYFLAESMGRSAGWLAYGVAIAGEASLVVSVEDIAGKYRTTEEVDNPVTGEKETREVMNMQEVMRRVVLTMTTREKEGKTYGVIVVAEGLAELLPYEYIKGVGRDDHGHIQISAVNLHALFSKLIAEEYKRQTGKKRDVKPVQLGYEARCTPPHAFDVMLGSQLGVGAYRALVENGLNGVMVSVEGQLQLLYVPFDELVDPQTLVTVVRYIEPESDFQSLTRFLETYVNEEDIAG, encoded by the coding sequence ATGGCAAAGAAGAGCACGCTCGACCGTCCCGCCAAGCACGACACCAGCTTCAAGCGTGTCGCCATCCTGTTCGCCGGCGGCCCGGCCCCGGGCGCCAACGCGGTGATCTCGGCGGCCGCCGTGTCGTTCTTGCGCAACGGCATCGAGGTGGTGGGCGTCAAGCACGGCTACTCGAGCCTGATCGACTACTCGCCCGAGAAGCCGCTCGTCGAGGGCGAGGATTACGTGATGATCGATCACAAGATGCTCAGCCGCACCCGCAACCGGGCGGGCATCATCATCGGCACCGCCCGCGCGAACCCCGGCAAGCTGGTCTCGGCCCCCGAGCACCTCGAAGACCCCGAGCGTTCGGCGCCCCTGAAGAACGTTTACGAGGGCCTGAGCTCGATCGGTGTCGACGCCCTGATCTCGATCGGCGGCGACGACACGCTCAAGACCGCCAACAAGATCAAGATGTACCAGGACCGCCTGCCCGAAGGATCGCACAAGATCCCCGTGGTCCACCTGCCCAAGACGATCGACAACGACTACTGCGGCATCGACTTCACGTTCGGCTACTTCACGGCCGTCGACTTCCTGGCCCGCGAGGTCCGCAACCTGCTGGCCGACGCCGAGGCCAACCGCTGCTACTTCCTCGCCGAGAGCATGGGCCGCAGCGCGGGCTGGCTGGCCTACGGCGTGGCGATCGCCGGCGAGGCGAGCCTGGTTGTCTCGGTCGAAGACATCGCCGGCAAGTACCGCACCACCGAGGAGGTCGACAACCCGGTCACGGGCGAGAAGGAGACCCGCGAGGTCATGAACATGCAGGAGGTCATGCGTCGCGTCGTGCTGACGATGACCACCCGCGAGAAAGAGGGCAAGACTTACGGCGTGATCGTCGTGGCCGAGGGCCTCGCCGAGCTGCTGCCGTACGAGTACATCAAGGGCGTCGGCCGCGACGACCACGGCCACATCCAGATCTCGGCCGTCAACCTGCACGCGTTGTTCAGCAAGCTGATCGCCGAAGAGTACAAGCGTCAGACCGGCAAGAAACGCGACGTCAAACCGGTGCAGCTCGGCTACGAGGCCCGCTGCACCCCGCCGCACGCCTTCGACGTGATGCTCGGCTCGCAGCTCGGCGTGGGCGCCTACCGGGCGTTGGTCGAGAACGGGCTGAACGGCGTGATGGTTTCGGTCGAAGGCCAGCTGCAATTGCTCTACGTGCCGTTCGACGAGCTGGTCGACCCGCAGACGCTGGTCACCGTGGTCCGCTACATCGAGCCCGAGAGCGACTTCCAGTCTCTCACCCGCTTCCTGGAAACCTACGTCAACGAAGAAGACATCGCGGGCTGA
- a CDS encoding inorganic pyrophosphatase has product MSFPQPFFRWRPHPWHGLDLGPDPPKVVHAYIELTPFDRVKYELDKQTGYLRVDRPNRTSAFSPTLYGFIPRTFCGNRVQALMPDAAAGDGDPLDICVISERPITNPEIILNARVVGGLPMLDGGEADDKIIGVLDNDAMWGGVNDITELPKVLVDRLRHYFSIYKALTPEEATGVKIDRTYGREHAMKVIEAAIADYEDVHGD; this is encoded by the coding sequence ATGAGCTTCCCCCAACCGTTCTTCCGCTGGCGCCCGCACCCCTGGCACGGGCTCGACCTCGGCCCCGATCCGCCCAAGGTCGTACACGCCTACATCGAGCTCACTCCGTTCGACCGTGTGAAGTACGAGCTCGACAAGCAAACGGGCTACCTGCGCGTCGACCGCCCGAACCGCACGTCGGCCTTCTCGCCCACGCTGTACGGGTTCATCCCGCGGACCTTCTGCGGCAATCGGGTGCAGGCGCTGATGCCCGACGCCGCGGCTGGCGACGGCGACCCGCTCGACATCTGCGTGATCAGCGAGCGGCCGATCACCAATCCGGAGATCATCCTCAACGCCCGCGTGGTGGGCGGCCTGCCGATGCTCGACGGCGGTGAGGCGGACGACAAGATCATCGGCGTGCTCGACAACGACGCCATGTGGGGCGGAGTGAACGACATCACCGAGCTGCCCAAGGTGCTGGTCGACCGCCTCAGGCATTACTTCAGCATCTACAAGGCGCTGACGCCCGAAGAGGCGACCGGCGTGAAGATCGACCGCACCTACGGCCGTGAGCACGCCATGAAGGTGATCGAGGCGGCGATCGCCGACTACGAAGACGTGCACGGCGATTGA
- a CDS encoding CHRD domain-containing protein, producing the protein MNRTVKSLVLLLGVATPCAAHAQQLKWTWNADESLVKNSGFGDGSTDSPATGGGYALYDPATNLMTVSYTWDGLLTDLTKLHMHGPATPDQSNPQHVIETFGPPDPPVGLDLQTGSYRETFELVTLTQPSGDLLPSDILQIMTDGLAYVNYHTEQFGTGEIRGNLGLPTVVPEPAGLAVMCLLLLGIGGPARSRGAGRNG; encoded by the coding sequence ATGAATCGGACCGTTAAATCGCTTGTTCTGCTGCTCGGCGTCGCGACCCCCTGCGCGGCTCATGCGCAGCAGCTGAAATGGACATGGAACGCGGACGAGTCGCTGGTCAAGAACTCGGGCTTCGGCGACGGGTCGACCGACAGCCCGGCCACCGGCGGCGGCTACGCCTTGTACGACCCGGCCACCAACCTGATGACCGTTTCCTACACTTGGGACGGGCTGCTGACGGACCTCACCAAGCTGCACATGCACGGACCGGCGACCCCGGACCAGAGCAACCCGCAGCACGTGATCGAGACCTTCGGCCCGCCCGATCCGCCCGTGGGCTTGGACCTGCAGACCGGTTCGTACAGGGAGACCTTTGAGCTCGTCACGCTGACTCAGCCGAGCGGCGACCTGCTGCCGAGCGATATCTTGCAGATCATGACGGACGGTCTCGCCTACGTGAATTACCACACCGAGCAATTCGGGACCGGCGAGATCCGCGGCAACCTGGGGCTGCCCACCGTCGTCCCCGAGCCGGCGGGGTTGGCGGTGATGTGCCTCCTGCTGCTGGGGATCGGAGGGCCCGCTCGGTCGCGGGGAGCCGGTCGCAACGGCTAG
- a CDS encoding toxin-antitoxin system YwqK family antitoxin — MKSPQRNKARLAAGVCTLLLTPLAHAESPVLTSVLNEPAEAGVVYVSDEPTLAAAASAPGRVEIIRERFPDGKVSVEREVTLDENENYVNHGEWRMFDRQGNVSAEGRYHYGKRVGPWQRWHNASTSKTVKSFPFNRFKGPFLSQATYTDGVLDGAWIILDADNRKVMQVSIEDGKRHDVTITWSPGGDIIRQQAYEHGVPVGDVLELRGGAKEMERIATYLDGRKLVEKKANHPRTRNKKLVESYLEPKTVLKNADDFWTLTFAEYELQGEAVRHGLSQHWHPNGQLEQQGEYRMGEKVGRFTYWHANGQKRSEGAYADDKQDGAWVWWHANGQKAAIGHYAGGELVDRWRWWGENGQLAKQKAYGDSTISVAERDAPRLNLY; from the coding sequence ATGAAAAGCCCCCAAAGGAACAAAGCACGCCTCGCGGCGGGTGTTTGCACTCTCCTGCTGACCCCCCTCGCTCATGCCGAGAGCCCCGTGCTCACTTCGGTGCTGAACGAGCCGGCCGAGGCGGGCGTGGTCTACGTGAGCGACGAGCCCACACTCGCCGCGGCGGCGAGCGCCCCGGGACGCGTGGAGATCATCCGCGAGCGCTTCCCGGACGGCAAGGTCTCGGTCGAACGCGAGGTGACGCTCGACGAGAACGAGAACTACGTCAACCACGGCGAGTGGCGGATGTTCGACCGGCAGGGCAATGTCTCGGCCGAAGGACGCTACCACTACGGCAAGCGTGTCGGACCGTGGCAGCGCTGGCACAACGCGAGCACCTCGAAGACCGTCAAGTCATTCCCCTTCAATCGGTTCAAGGGGCCCTTCCTGTCACAAGCCACCTACACGGACGGCGTGCTCGACGGCGCTTGGATCATCCTCGACGCCGACAACCGCAAGGTGATGCAGGTCTCGATCGAAGACGGCAAGCGTCACGACGTGACGATCACCTGGTCGCCGGGCGGCGACATCATCCGCCAGCAAGCCTACGAGCACGGCGTGCCGGTGGGCGATGTGCTGGAGCTGCGCGGCGGCGCCAAGGAGATGGAGCGCATCGCCACTTACCTGGACGGACGCAAGCTCGTTGAGAAGAAGGCCAACCACCCGCGCACCCGCAACAAGAAGCTGGTGGAGAGCTACCTCGAGCCGAAGACCGTGCTGAAGAACGCCGACGACTTTTGGACGCTCACCTTCGCCGAGTACGAGCTGCAAGGCGAGGCGGTCCGCCATGGCTTGTCGCAACACTGGCACCCCAATGGTCAGCTCGAGCAGCAAGGCGAGTACCGCATGGGCGAGAAAGTCGGCCGCTTCACCTACTGGCACGCCAACGGACAGAAACGCTCCGAAGGCGCCTACGCCGACGACAAGCAAGACGGCGCCTGGGTCTGGTGGCACGCCAATGGCCAGAAGGCCGCCATCGGTCACTACGCCGGCGGCGAGCTGGTCGACCGCTGGCGCTGGTGGGGTGAAAACGGCCAACTCGCCAAGCAGAAGGCGTACGGCGACAGCACGATCTCGGTCGCCGAACGCGACGCCCCTCGGCTGAACCTTTACTGA
- a CDS encoding cytochrome c peroxidase — translation MRSAITRVTAGIVCLSPGVVVAAAPGVPSLSDTPAGYVAYAVDDLPQWFQTPIIEGFDNTPADNPITDAGAELGRVLFYDQRLSHNDGTSCASCHSQSTGFTDTAELSEGFEGGLTGRHSMSLANARYYEPGRFFWDERAATLEDQVLMPIQDAVEMGSDLDELVDELQATDYYPVLFERAFGDSAVTSDRMAEAMAQFVRAMASYQSEYDQALAARTAPGPNADPNFAAVDTIENPALATEGHALFAADCANCHRTNAQVTDKAHNIGLDETNTDAGAGAGRFKVPSLRNAAERGRYMHDGRFESLEEVVEHYSSGVADNPNLSVGLTAGGFGYSADEQAALVAFLETLSDEAFLTSTLFSDPFVTLPGDYNGDGVVDLDDYTAWGDAYGDSSEGLSGPLFADGNGDGVVDAADFTLWRDNLGRRWDDGLSLSATAAVPEPRALIMVTALGAMLAASRWRRG, via the coding sequence ATGCGAAGCGCGATCACTCGCGTCACGGCGGGGATTGTATGCCTATCGCCGGGCGTTGTTGTCGCGGCGGCGCCCGGCGTTCCGTCGCTGAGCGACACGCCGGCCGGCTACGTCGCCTACGCCGTCGACGACTTGCCGCAATGGTTTCAGACGCCGATCATCGAAGGCTTCGACAACACCCCCGCTGACAACCCGATCACCGACGCCGGGGCCGAGCTCGGTCGGGTTCTTTTCTACGACCAGCGTCTCAGCCACAACGACGGGACCTCGTGCGCGAGTTGTCACTCGCAGTCGACCGGCTTCACCGACACGGCCGAGCTGAGCGAGGGGTTCGAGGGAGGCCTCACCGGACGGCATTCGATGTCGCTCGCCAACGCCCGCTACTACGAGCCGGGCCGGTTTTTCTGGGACGAGCGGGCCGCCACGCTCGAAGATCAGGTGCTCATGCCGATCCAAGACGCGGTGGAAATGGGCTCCGATTTGGATGAACTCGTCGACGAGCTGCAAGCGACCGACTACTACCCGGTGTTGTTCGAGCGGGCGTTCGGCGACTCGGCCGTCACGAGCGACCGCATGGCGGAGGCGATGGCGCAGTTTGTTCGTGCGATGGCGAGCTACCAGTCGGAATACGACCAGGCGCTCGCCGCCCGCACGGCGCCGGGGCCCAACGCCGACCCCAATTTTGCGGCGGTCGATACGATCGAAAACCCGGCGCTCGCCACGGAGGGCCACGCCCTGTTCGCCGCCGACTGCGCGAACTGCCACCGCACCAACGCCCAGGTGACCGACAAGGCGCACAACATCGGCCTCGACGAGACCAACACGGACGCGGGGGCGGGCGCCGGTAGGTTCAAAGTCCCTTCGTTGCGAAACGCCGCCGAACGCGGCCGCTACATGCACGACGGCCGGTTCGAGTCGCTCGAAGAGGTGGTCGAACACTACAGCAGCGGTGTGGCGGACAACCCGAACCTGAGCGTTGGCCTCACGGCGGGAGGCTTCGGCTACTCGGCCGATGAGCAGGCCGCCCTGGTCGCGTTCCTCGAGACGCTGTCCGACGAGGCGTTCCTCACGTCGACGCTCTTCTCCGATCCGTTCGTCACGCTGCCGGGCGACTACAACGGCGACGGGGTGGTCGACCTCGATGACTACACGGCGTGGGGCGACGCCTACGGCGACAGCTCGGAGGGCCTCAGTGGCCCGCTCTTTGCGGACGGCAACGGCGATGGGGTGGTCGACGCCGCTGACTTCACGTTGTGGCGCGACAACCTAGGGCGCCGCTGGGACGACGGCCTTTCACTCTCCGCGACGGCAGCCGTGCCGGAGCCACGGGCCCTGATCATGGTCACCGCGTTAGGGGCTATGCTCGCCGCCAGCCGCTGGCGCCGGGGCTGA